The Arachis duranensis cultivar V14167 chromosome 9, aradu.V14167.gnm2.J7QH, whole genome shotgun sequence genomic sequence AGATATTTTTCAGTATTTTGTTTacaaaattatttcttttacaTACTGATTTTTCATGTGTATTATATCTAATAATTTGTGTCTTCATATTCTTATTATAcaaaactttttaatatttacatTAATCAAATAAACATTTCATCCTTTAGTTATTTCTAGTAACACTCGATTAATAGTTAAGCTAATTCTCTTCTACAAGAGTTATACAAGAAATGAGTATTTTTGTCAATAGATTtgtcataaaaatgacaaaaatcaTCATGTTTGCATACAGATCCCAAGAGTGAGAGTCGGAGCGACAATGTTTACCTTCCAAGAGATGAAGCATTTGGTCACTTGAAATCTTCAGATTTTCTTGTTTACATACTGAAATCTGCATCTCAAAATGTGATACCTCAATTGCAATCTGCACTTCCATTAGTTGGAAAGACTGAATTTGACAGTTTTGAAGACGTGCGTGACCTTTATGAAGGTGGAATTAAGTTGCCTACTAATATTCTCAGTGATCTTAGCCCCATCCCATTGTTCAAGGAGCTCTTTAGAACTGATGGGGAACAGGCCCTTAAATTTCCAGTACCTAAAATTATTcaaggtatatatatattatggtaAATAATATATAGTAGCTCTAATTTACATGGAAGGCATATAtaaattactcatttttttaaaatgattttatttgGAATATCCAGTTGATAAATCTGCATGGATGACCGATGAAGAATTTGCTAGAGAGATGATTGCCGGACTCAATCCACACGTTATTAAAGTTCTTAAGGTAAATTCAACAGAGGAATACTACAAGCTCAATacaatttattgtttttgatCACCAATTAACcagtaatatttaaaaatgttgGATTATTTGACTAATATATTAATTAGAAGAActttcaaattaaatttggtattaattaatatttcatACAAAATTTAACGTAGGAATTTCCACCACAAAGCAAGCTAGATAAGCAACTCTATGGTGATAATACCAGTACAATCACCAAACAACACGTGGAGTCAAGCTTGGGTGGGGTGACCGTAGAGCAGGTAATAACACAACGGTGGAAACTCAGGTACAGtcgatttcacgtgaagttgatacttgaTATTTGAGAgctgttaaataatttgactgatttgactaaattttcatttaacggCTCTCAAATataacttcacgtaaagtcgacttcacctaacacaattttctttgttgttttgaTATGATTCATATAACTAACATGACTCCTTGAATAATAGGCTATCAGCAACAACAAATTGTTCATATTGGACCACCATGACCCACTCTTCCCCTATTtgagtaaaattaacaaaaccaCCACAAAGGCCTATGCTACAAGAACCGTTCTTTTCTTGCAAAACGATGGAACACTAAAGCCTGTGGCCATTGAGCTAAGTAAGCCAAATCCTCAAGGAGACAACTATGGTCCTATTAGCACTGTTTACACTCCAACAAAACAAGGCGTTGACGGTTCTATTTGGCAACTTGCCAAGGCTTATGTTGTTGTAAACGATTCCTGCTTTCACCAACTTGTCAGCCATTGGTATATACCATTTTCGTTAACATTGtttctttaaataaataaatctaattttattaatatatgttTATGTTTATATGTATGGCAGGCTGAACACTCACGCTGTGGTTGAGCCATTCATTATTGCAACAAACAGACACCTCAGTGTGGTTCACCCAATTCATAAACTACTTCTCCCACATTATAGAGACACAATGAACATAAATGCACTGGCACGTAATGTCCTTGTTAATGCAGAGGGTATCATTGAATCAACATTCTTGTGGGGTGGGTATTCTTTGGAAATGTCTGCTGTTGTATATAAGGATTGGGTTCTCACTGAGCAAGCACTACCTAATGACCTTCTCAAGAGGTAATTATTAGTTTCGGTTTTGAATTTAGATTAAGAcaaaattaatctttttttgtctaaaaaaaaaagtaaataaaagggAGAGACAAACTAACAAGGATTAGGGGAGTGTCTTTGGAGAATTATTAATCatacactaaaatcaatcacaaaaatttattatttaatatagaatacaaattaaaatataaagagaaatattagaaaattatcaaaatttattatttttagttatcaatttgttattaatatttaacaagtgaagaataaaatatgttgttagattactaaattaaagaaattggGTTGATGGAGCTAAAAGtgatagtaaaaaataataaatttcaataattttctaacatttgataaatataaatacatctTAAAAATGAGATAAACATATCAAGACTaattttagtagttaattttattgttttggaaaaactaaagagtaaaaataatcTTTAACATAGAAAGATGCTGCttcttattatattaacattaaaTTATATCCTATACTTCAGAGGAGTGGCAGTTGAAGATTCATCTTCCCCACACGGCGTTCGTCTTTTGATTGAGGACTATCCTTATGCCGCTGATGGACTAGAGATATGGGGTGCAATCAAGTCATGGGTTGAAGAATACGTAGCTTTCTACTACAAGTCAGATGCTGCAATAGTTCAAGATTCTGAACTCCAAGCATTCTGGAAGGAACTCGTGGAGGTGGGTCACGGCGACAAGAAGAACGAATCATGGTGGCCAAAGATGCAAACTCGTACCGAGTTGGTTCAAACTTGCAGTACTCTCATATGGATCGCCTCAGCTCTTCACGCAGCAGTTAATTTCGGACAGTACCCCTATGGCGGTTACATTCTGAACCGTCCAACTCTTAGCAGGCAATTCATGCCGGAGAAAGGGTCGAAGGAGTACGACGATCTGGCCAAGAACCCTGAGAAGGTTTTCTTGAACATAATTACTGGCAAGAAAGAGACCCTGACTGACCTCACAATCATTGAGGTGCTGTCAAGGCATGCTTCTGATGAGCAGTACCTTGGACAGAGAGGAGATGGCGACAACTGGACCGCAGACACGGCGCCCATTGAGGCCTTCAAGAGGTTTGGAAAGAAGTTGGTTGAGATTGAGCAGAAACTGATACAGAGGAACAACGATGAGAGGTTGAGGAATCGTTATGGGCCAGCACAGATGCCGTACACTCTGCTTTATCCTTCAAGTGAGGAAGGGTTGACCTTCAGAGGCATTCCAAACAGTATATCCATTTAAGGGAGTTATGGTTCTTCAGTATTGTGGcttaaataagaagaaaatttatttcttcATTGAGTATTATTGTTATCCCGTGTGTTTCAGAGATATCATGTCAGTGTATTGATAAGATAAGAACTATACTATGCTTGTAACATGGTTGGTATATTCATATATGAACTACTATCTTCTTCGATCATATTAATTGTTCTCATGTTTTGCtcttaatttttgttcttttttatgtTCAACTCAGCGGAGTTATCACCATGTTTTTAGAACTGGAACGAACCTGTCGGTTTAATAAGATTAATCGAAAACATATgtctataaaaaatttatctaccattattttttttttccaaaggtagaatataatatttaaatggatacaaacgaaaaaaaaaaacccctaaaaagtAAATGGtgcttctatttttcattttatattcatttatgcttttttttttccttttcactttGTTGTCTGtagtctaattttaaaattatgcgaagttaaatttatctaattatattttaatttctttcaaatattatttccttttttttattattcttgaatttttattgatatactCTTTAGTTTGCCAACCCCTAACATTTGATAGTTGATCATTATCATCGATAAATTACCACAAAAACGTCAGTAAAACAATTAGCCCTTTTAACAAAATTGGTTTAACTagtagcaatgtataatagcgCCATCATTGGACTCTAAGCTCCCATAACATACATCATGAAGGGTATCTTGGAGGGTGATTCTTAAAAAAACCAATAAAGGGTATGCATCTAGGCAGGTTTTCTATAATTCCAGGATGATCCTTGCCATTGTGGATTGGCTTAGAAGTAAGGTCTACAAGATCAATAATGAAGAACACATTTGCTCTTATAAGGTTACGTTCAATGTTGGTAGGGCTCCATACATGACATTGTGTTTCAATTTGTTTGGAGTTCTTTtgcctgttttttttttcccccAAAAATAGatgaat encodes the following:
- the LOC107464854 gene encoding linoleate 9S-lipoxygenase, with product MFSGVTGLINRGQKLKGTVVLMRKNVLDINELTSAQSASGIIGGAIGVIGGAIGTTVDTLTAFLGRSVALKLISATSADASGKGKVGKQTFLEGVITSLPTLGAGQSAFDIHFEWDTDMGVPGAFYIENFMQVEFYLVSLTLEDVPNQGTIHFPCNSWVYNSKLYKSDRIFFSNKTYLPGDMPAPLKKYREEELVVLRGDGTGERKEHERIYDYDVYNDLGNPDSNARLARPVLGGNTTFPYPRRGRTGRKPTKTDPKSESRSDNVYLPRDEAFGHLKSSDFLVYILKSASQNVIPQLQSALPLVGKTEFDSFEDVRDLYEGGIKLPTNILSDLSPIPLFKELFRTDGEQALKFPVPKIIQVDKSAWMTDEEFAREMIAGLNPHVIKVLKEFPPQSKLDKQLYGDNTSTITKQHVESSLGGVTVEQAISNNKLFILDHHDPLFPYLSKINKTTTKAYATRTVLFLQNDGTLKPVAIELSKPNPQGDNYGPISTVYTPTKQGVDGSIWQLAKAYVVVNDSCFHQLVSHWLNTHAVVEPFIIATNRHLSVVHPIHKLLLPHYRDTMNINALARNVLVNAEGIIESTFLWGGYSLEMSAVVYKDWVLTEQALPNDLLKRGVAVEDSSSPHGVRLLIEDYPYAADGLEIWGAIKSWVEEYVAFYYKSDAAIVQDSELQAFWKELVEVGHGDKKNESWWPKMQTRTELVQTCSTLIWIASALHAAVNFGQYPYGGYILNRPTLSRQFMPEKGSKEYDDLAKNPEKVFLNIITGKKETLTDLTIIEVLSRHASDEQYLGQRGDGDNWTADTAPIEAFKRFGKKLVEIEQKLIQRNNDERLRNRYGPAQMPYTLLYPSSEEGLTFRGIPNSISI